One segment of Patulibacter sp. SYSU D01012 DNA contains the following:
- the serS gene encoding serine--tRNA ligase yields MLDLKALRRDPDAARAALSRRGGTDAETFDRVLSLDERRRAILPELEALRAEQNQANQAIAQAKKAAKESGDSSAADAAVATMREVSAKAKALQDELSTVETDLQAAQARLPNLPHPDAPPQDSVVRTVGEPRIDGLDARPAGGSDVDVAGSVPIAPRATTAKDHLELGGSRVDMERGARLSGSRFAYLRGDLVHLELALVQWALAKLRDKGHEAVIPPVLVREDALYGTGFLPDTEQQIYALPQDDLYLVGTSEVALASMHAGEILEAGDLPLRYAGFSPCFRREAGAAGASDRGLFRVHQFDKVEMFSFVPPERAEEEHARLLSIEEEILTELGIPYRVVDIAVDDLGASAARKFDCEAWLPSQEQYRELTSTSNTTEFQARRLGIRVKDSAATPPRKPEPLATLNGTAVAVGRTIIALMEHGQREDGTIVLPECLRPFGAPSVLPAAS; encoded by the coding sequence ATGCTCGACCTGAAGGCCCTGCGCCGCGATCCCGACGCCGCCCGTGCCGCCCTGTCCCGCCGCGGCGGGACGGACGCCGAGACCTTCGACCGGGTGCTGTCCCTCGACGAGCGCCGGCGGGCGATCCTGCCCGAGCTCGAGGCGCTGCGCGCGGAGCAGAACCAGGCTAACCAGGCGATCGCGCAGGCGAAGAAGGCGGCGAAGGAGAGCGGCGACTCGTCGGCCGCCGACGCCGCCGTCGCGACGATGCGCGAGGTCTCGGCGAAGGCGAAGGCGCTGCAGGACGAGCTGTCGACGGTCGAGACCGACCTGCAGGCCGCCCAGGCCCGGCTCCCCAACCTGCCGCACCCCGACGCCCCGCCGCAGGACAGCGTCGTGCGCACCGTCGGCGAGCCGCGCATCGACGGGCTGGATGCCCGCCCCGCCGGGGGCAGCGACGTCGACGTGGCCGGCAGCGTGCCGATCGCCCCGCGCGCCACGACCGCGAAGGACCACCTGGAGCTCGGCGGCTCCCGCGTCGACATGGAGCGCGGCGCCCGGCTGTCGGGGTCGCGCTTCGCGTACCTGCGCGGCGACCTCGTGCACCTGGAGCTCGCGCTCGTGCAGTGGGCGCTCGCGAAGCTGCGCGACAAGGGCCACGAGGCCGTCATCCCGCCCGTGCTGGTGCGCGAGGACGCCCTGTACGGCACCGGCTTCCTGCCCGACACCGAGCAGCAGATCTACGCGCTGCCCCAGGACGACCTGTACCTGGTCGGCACGAGCGAGGTCGCGCTCGCGTCGATGCACGCCGGCGAGATCCTCGAGGCCGGCGACCTGCCGCTGCGCTACGCCGGCTTCTCGCCGTGCTTCCGCCGCGAGGCCGGGGCCGCCGGCGCGAGCGACCGCGGCCTGTTCCGCGTGCACCAGTTCGACAAGGTCGAGATGTTCAGCTTCGTCCCGCCGGAGCGGGCGGAGGAGGAGCACGCGCGCCTGCTGTCCATCGAGGAGGAGATCCTCACCGAGCTGGGCATCCCGTACCGCGTGGTCGACATCGCCGTCGACGACCTCGGCGCGTCGGCGGCGCGGAAGTTCGACTGCGAGGCGTGGCTGCCGTCGCAGGAGCAGTACCGCGAGCTGACCTCGACGTCGAACACGACGGAGTTCCAGGCGCGCCGCCTGGGCATCCGCGTGAAGGACTCCGCCGCCACGCCGCCGCGCAAGCCCGAGCCCCTCGCGACGCTGAACGGCACCGCGGTCGCCGTGGGCCGCACGATCATCGCGCTCATGGAGCACGGCCAGCGCGAGGACGGCACGATCGTGCTGCCCGAGTGCCTGCGCCCGTTCGGCGCGCCGTCCGTCCTGCCGGCGGCGTCGTGA